The following coding sequences lie in one Metallumcola ferriviriculae genomic window:
- a CDS encoding NAD/NADP octopine/nopaline dehydrogenase family protein, with product MKVAVLGSGNGGCAVAFRWAKDGHDVFLFDFEDFPDNIDAISKNGGIYSEGQLKGFTKVKYAGHDIRCTVDEADIIFAVGPAYSTEAFAKVVKPYLKPGQTIIVCPGSCGGAIVFKNALGLNLEDEKYIIAETSTLPYAVRVTEPGKIRIFLELKGGVYLAALPSKNTEDVYKLAKDVFPMLEPAKNVFQTTLQNGNPVIHPAVVLLNAGLVDRTNGDFYFYEEGVTKAVGRLIEGLDNERIALGKELGLDILAEPVIGIKEGYMQEATYDRGYIEADGFKGIKALSSLDSRFFNEDVAFGLVFMSELGKRVGVKTPTMDAVIEIASVIMRRDYRKAGERTPKTLGLDNYSISEIMRIL from the coding sequence ATGAAAGTAGCAGTATTAGGTTCTGGAAACGGTGGATGTGCGGTAGCATTTCGATGGGCGAAAGACGGCCACGATGTCTTTTTGTTTGATTTTGAAGATTTTCCCGATAATATAGACGCAATCTCAAAGAATGGCGGAATATATTCGGAAGGTCAACTGAAAGGATTTACAAAAGTAAAATACGCCGGGCATGATATTAGATGTACTGTAGATGAAGCAGATATTATATTTGCAGTTGGTCCTGCTTATAGTACCGAAGCTTTTGCAAAGGTTGTTAAGCCCTACTTAAAGCCAGGTCAAACAATTATAGTGTGTCCAGGTTCTTGTGGCGGGGCGATAGTATTTAAAAACGCATTAGGTTTAAATTTAGAGGATGAGAAATATATCATTGCAGAAACTAGCACCCTTCCATATGCTGTACGAGTAACAGAACCAGGAAAAATAAGAATTTTCCTGGAATTAAAAGGCGGGGTATATTTAGCAGCTTTACCAAGCAAGAATACTGAAGATGTGTATAAATTAGCAAAAGATGTTTTTCCGATGTTAGAGCCAGCAAAAAATGTCTTTCAGACTACCTTGCAAAATGGAAATCCAGTTATTCATCCTGCCGTAGTTTTGTTAAATGCAGGATTGGTTGATAGAACAAATGGAGACTTCTATTTTTACGAGGAAGGGGTAACTAAAGCAGTTGGGAGGCTTATAGAAGGATTAGACAATGAAAGAATAGCTTTAGGGAAAGAACTGGGTTTAGATATTCTAGCAGAGCCTGTAATAGGCATAAAAGAAGGATACATGCAAGAAGCAACTTACGATAGGGGGTATATCGAAGCTGACGGTTTCAAAGGAATTAAGGCTTTGTCAAGTTTAGATAGTAGATTTTTTAATGAAGATGTAGCGTTCGGATTGGTATTTATGAGCGAGTTAGGAAAGCGGGTTGGAGTAAAAACGCCTACGATGGATGCAGTTATAGAAATAGCTTCAGTAATAATGAGAAGAGACTACAGAAAAGCAGGAGAAAGAACACCTAAAACGCTGGGGCTAGACAATTATAGTATCAGCGAAATAATGAGGATATTATAA
- a CDS encoding PaaI family thioesterase, whose protein sequence is MESQAANYKEKVLQSFNKRGLIHTLGIEIVDFGPGWFHTKMVPHPKILQQHNYVHAGALATMADHTSGFASYSLMAEKEEVLTIEFKINLLRPAKGELIICRAKVLKPGRRIYVSESEVFSVNEGIEKLVAKATVTLAVVEMD, encoded by the coding sequence TTGGAATCCCAGGCTGCCAATTATAAGGAAAAAGTTTTACAATCGTTTAATAAGCGAGGGCTAATACATACTCTGGGTATTGAGATTGTAGATTTTGGCCCCGGCTGGTTCCATACTAAAATGGTGCCCCATCCGAAAATTCTACAACAACATAATTACGTTCATGCCGGCGCCCTGGCAACTATGGCTGACCACACTAGTGGTTTTGCCTCATATTCACTCATGGCAGAGAAAGAAGAAGTGCTGACCATCGAATTCAAAATCAATTTGCTGCGACCGGCGAAAGGAGAGTTAATTATATGCCGCGCCAAGGTGTTAAAACCGGGGCGAAGGATTTATGTGTCTGAATCTGAAGTATTCAGCGTCAATGAAGGAATAGAAAAATTGGTCGCAAAAGCCACGGTGACATTGGCCGTAGTTGAAATGGATTAG
- a CDS encoding sigma-54 interaction domain-containing protein produces MIDNFFGNRGLEFIDAITIMDNNGKILYSLRNNPLFNEDSSKRDFESIIGKHILEVFPTFSPEKSTVINCIKERKAIYTERQSFKDWKGKYMVCNNLVLPIIKKGRVLGAVEISKDVTKIQENFTSNRDNIKKTNKKSGGFTAKFALDDIITCNEDMLDNIERVKKIANNSSSVLVYGETGTGKELYAQSIHNYSNRSKQPFVAQNCAALPEALFEFILFGSVKGGFTGAEDKPGLFELANGGTLFLDEINSMPINLQAKLLRVLQEGTVLRIGDHRDRKVDVRIIAAMNIDPLAAVAKRQLREDLFYRLNVVSIKLIPLKKRKNDIPLYIKYFIDKYNKKMNKHLTGVSTEVKNLFEKYDWPGNVRELQHVIESSINYVDRGIIETKDLPIYFNEVINKESPSKIKHKLPNIRIGNPESLDNIMSNLERKVIIDALETSLGNITNAAKILKITRQRLHYKLKKYGIDADNLRN; encoded by the coding sequence ATGATAGATAATTTTTTTGGAAATAGAGGCTTAGAATTCATAGATGCCATTACTATAATGGATAATAATGGCAAAATATTGTATTCTTTAAGAAATAATCCATTATTTAACGAGGATTCATCAAAAAGGGATTTTGAAAGCATAATTGGCAAACATATTTTGGAGGTATTCCCTACATTTTCGCCCGAAAAAAGCACCGTAATTAACTGCATAAAAGAAAGAAAAGCTATCTATACGGAAAGACAAAGCTTCAAAGACTGGAAAGGCAAATACATGGTATGTAATAATTTAGTACTTCCAATTATTAAAAAAGGTAGAGTGTTGGGAGCTGTGGAAATATCAAAAGATGTTACTAAGATCCAAGAGAATTTTACTTCTAATAGAGATAATATTAAAAAAACTAACAAAAAAAGTGGTGGATTCACCGCTAAATTTGCTCTTGATGACATAATTACCTGTAATGAAGATATGTTAGATAATATTGAAAGAGTAAAAAAAATAGCTAATAATTCCTCTTCAGTTTTAGTATATGGGGAAACAGGTACCGGAAAAGAATTGTACGCTCAATCCATTCATAATTATAGCAATAGGAGTAAGCAGCCCTTTGTTGCTCAAAATTGTGCAGCTTTACCCGAAGCCCTATTCGAATTTATTCTGTTTGGTTCTGTAAAAGGGGGTTTCACTGGAGCTGAGGATAAACCAGGCTTGTTTGAATTAGCAAATGGAGGTACGTTATTCTTAGATGAAATAAATTCGATGCCTATTAATTTACAGGCAAAACTATTAAGAGTCTTACAAGAAGGCACGGTTCTAAGGATAGGGGATCATAGAGATAGGAAAGTAGATGTAAGGATCATAGCAGCAATGAATATTGACCCCTTAGCAGCTGTGGCAAAACGACAACTTAGAGAAGATTTATTTTATAGGCTAAACGTAGTCAGCATTAAGCTAATCCCCTTGAAAAAAAGAAAAAATGATATCCCGCTGTACATCAAATATTTTATAGATAAATATAATAAAAAAATGAATAAGCATCTAACAGGTGTATCTACAGAAGTTAAAAATCTCTTTGAAAAGTATGATTGGCCCGGCAATGTAAGGGAGCTTCAACATGTTATCGAATCCTCAATAAATTATGTGGACCGGGGAATTATTGAAACTAAAGATTTACCTATCTATTTTAATGAAGTGATAAACAAAGAAAGTCCTAGTAAAATTAAACATAAATTACCCAATATACGGATAGGAAATCCGGAATCATTAGATAATATTATGAGTAATTTGGAAAGAAAAGTGATAATAGATGCCCTAGAAACATCTTTAGGCAATATTACAAATGCTGCAAAAATACTCAAGATCACCAGACAACGACTGCATTATAAATTAAAAAAATATGGAATTGATGCAGATAATTTAAGAAATTAA